One window from the genome of [Mycobacterium] stephanolepidis encodes:
- the nadA gene encoding quinolinate synthase NadA, which yields MTAADVVLDGVIDGPGGYTGVEGDARWAEQVRRLAKQRGATLLAHNYQLPAIQDVADHVGDSLALSRIAAEAPEDTIVFCGVHFMAETAKILSPDKTVLIPDQRAGCSLADSITAEELRDWKAEFPDAVVVSYVNTTAAVKALTDICCTSSNAVDVVASIDPDREVLFCPDQFLGAHVKRVTGRQNMQIWAGECHVHAGINGEELAGQARSHPDAELFVHPECGCATSALYLAGEGAVPDDRVKILSTGGMLDAARETRAREVLVATEVGMLHQLRKAAPDVNFLAVNDRASCTYMKMITPAAMLRCLVEGRDEVHVDLDTARLARRSVQRMIEIGQPGGGE from the coding sequence ATGACGGCAGCTGACGTCGTACTTGACGGCGTGATCGACGGCCCAGGTGGGTACACCGGGGTGGAGGGCGATGCCCGTTGGGCCGAGCAAGTACGTCGGCTGGCCAAGCAGCGTGGCGCCACATTGCTTGCGCACAACTACCAGCTTCCCGCCATCCAGGACGTCGCGGACCATGTCGGAGATTCTCTGGCGCTCTCCCGTATCGCCGCGGAGGCGCCCGAGGACACCATCGTCTTCTGCGGTGTTCACTTCATGGCCGAGACTGCCAAGATTCTCAGTCCGGACAAGACGGTGCTCATCCCGGATCAACGCGCAGGCTGCTCGCTGGCCGATTCCATCACCGCAGAGGAACTGCGCGACTGGAAGGCCGAGTTTCCCGACGCCGTGGTGGTCTCTTACGTCAACACCACCGCGGCCGTGAAGGCGCTCACCGACATCTGCTGCACCTCCTCGAACGCTGTCGACGTCGTCGCGTCGATCGACCCGGACCGTGAGGTCTTGTTCTGCCCCGACCAGTTCCTCGGCGCTCACGTCAAGCGCGTGACAGGTCGTCAGAACATGCAGATCTGGGCGGGCGAGTGCCACGTGCACGCCGGAATCAACGGCGAAGAACTCGCCGGACAGGCGCGTTCACACCCGGACGCCGAGCTGTTCGTCCATCCCGAATGCGGATGCGCGACATCGGCGCTCTACCTGGCGGGCGAGGGTGCCGTCCCCGACGACCGGGTGAAGATCCTCTCCACCGGCGGCATGCTGGACGCGGCCCGTGAAACGCGGGCGAGAGAGGTATTGGTGGCCACGGAAGTAGGCATGCTCCATCAGCTGCGCAAGGCGGCTCCAGACGTGAACTTCCTGGCAGTCAACGACCGTGCCTCGTGCACGTACATGAAGATGATCACCCCCGCGGCCATGCTGCGCTGCCTTGTCGAGGGCCGCGATGAGGTGCATGTGGACCTGGACACCGCGCGGCTGGCTCGGCGCAGTGTGCAGCGGATGATCGAGATCGGACAGCCCGGCGGCGGAGAATGA
- a CDS encoding NUDIX hydrolase: MVHTSTEHEVLAVVFQVRHFEDSTTSANGPTSTPELAVLLWQRALEPHRGAWALPGGQVRADEDLPSSIRRQLAEKVDVRELAHLEQLAVFSAPGRVPGPRTIASTFLGLVPFPATPELPADTQWHRVSTLPAMAFDHQVMVAHAHTRLIAKMSYTNIGFALAPQQFTLSTLRDIYCASLGYPVDATNLQRVLVRRGVLTPTGTTVRSGRSGGRPAALYRFTDDRYRVTDEFAALRPPG; this comes from the coding sequence ATGGTCCATACTAGCACCGAGCACGAGGTGTTAGCCGTGGTGTTCCAAGTACGTCACTTCGAAGACAGCACAACCAGCGCGAATGGCCCCACATCCACTCCTGAACTCGCCGTGTTGCTGTGGCAGCGCGCGCTCGAACCGCACCGCGGCGCGTGGGCGCTCCCCGGCGGCCAGGTCCGCGCCGACGAGGACCTCCCCTCCTCCATCCGCCGGCAGCTCGCCGAAAAGGTGGATGTGCGTGAGTTGGCACACCTCGAACAGCTGGCCGTGTTTTCTGCACCGGGGCGTGTTCCCGGTCCGCGGACCATCGCCTCAACCTTCCTCGGACTCGTCCCCTTCCCCGCCACCCCCGAGCTTCCCGCCGATACCCAGTGGCACCGGGTGAGCACGTTGCCCGCGATGGCCTTCGACCATCAGGTGATGGTCGCGCACGCGCATACCCGCCTGATAGCCAAGATGTCCTACACCAACATCGGATTTGCCTTAGCACCACAGCAATTCACACTCTCCACGCTCCGTGACATCTACTGTGCGTCGCTGGGATATCCCGTCGACGCGACCAACCTCCAGCGCGTGTTGGTGCGGCGCGGCGTGCTCACCCCAACCGGGACCACCGTGCGATCGGGTCGCAGTGGCGGCCGGCCCGCTGCGCTCTACCGATTCACCGACGACCGGTACCGAGTCACCGACGAGTTTGCTGCGCTACGCCCTCCCGGCTGA
- a CDS encoding lipase family protein yields MAPHYLAISGDVKWIGEPPHQELERGARPLLPTEDPFYLPPRGFEHAVPGTVLRTRDVEIGFLGVIPQRFTATQLLYRSNDLNRRPDAAVTTVLTPAGTDPAASIPIVSYQCAIDAVTDRCFPSYALRRGAHALGSFTQLELLLIAALLAHGWAVSIPDHEGVDGIWGAPEDPGYRTLDGIRAALDCERLGLSRRAPIGLWGYSGGGLATAWAAEVSAEYAPELDIAGAVLGSPVGDLGHTFRRLNGGLFAALPGLVVAALAHVYPGLERVIEEHATPSGKEFLGRLEDMPTLRAIVAMAFKDMDDLVDQPLDQLLETPEVQHVFESIKLGKTVPTPPLLIVQAVHDQIISTSCIDELADTYRGGGAHVAYHRDLLNEHLLLHPMSAPMSMAWLRARFDGEDLGTEPRRTSWPLALKPSTYLGLLKLGWVSAKVLGGRPL; encoded by the coding sequence ATGGCACCCCACTACCTGGCGATATCCGGTGACGTCAAGTGGATCGGCGAACCGCCTCATCAGGAGCTCGAGCGCGGCGCGCGCCCGCTGCTGCCCACCGAGGATCCGTTCTACCTCCCGCCCCGCGGATTCGAACACGCCGTGCCCGGCACCGTGCTGCGCACCCGCGATGTCGAGATCGGGTTCCTGGGCGTGATCCCGCAGCGATTCACCGCGACGCAGCTGCTCTACCGCAGTAATGACCTCAATCGTCGCCCCGATGCGGCGGTGACCACCGTTCTCACGCCCGCCGGTACCGATCCGGCGGCATCCATTCCGATCGTTTCGTACCAATGCGCCATTGACGCCGTCACCGATCGCTGCTTCCCCTCCTATGCCTTGCGACGTGGTGCGCACGCGCTCGGCTCCTTCACGCAGCTCGAACTACTTCTGATCGCGGCACTGCTCGCCCACGGCTGGGCCGTCTCCATACCCGATCACGAGGGTGTCGATGGGATCTGGGGTGCGCCGGAGGACCCCGGGTATCGGACGCTCGACGGAATTCGGGCGGCGCTCGACTGTGAGCGCCTCGGACTGTCCCGACGCGCGCCCATCGGACTGTGGGGGTACTCCGGCGGAGGGCTTGCCACCGCCTGGGCGGCAGAGGTCAGTGCCGAGTACGCACCCGAGCTCGATATCGCGGGTGCGGTGCTCGGTTCTCCCGTGGGCGACCTGGGGCATACCTTCCGTCGCCTCAATGGCGGGCTGTTCGCCGCGCTGCCCGGCCTCGTCGTCGCCGCCCTCGCACACGTGTACCCCGGCCTTGAGCGGGTGATCGAGGAGCATGCGACGCCCAGCGGCAAGGAGTTCCTCGGGCGGCTCGAAGACATGCCAACCTTGCGGGCCATCGTGGCCATGGCCTTCAAAGACATGGACGATCTGGTGGACCAGCCGCTAGATCAGCTCCTCGAGACCCCTGAGGTGCAACACGTCTTCGAGAGCATCAAGCTCGGAAAGACCGTCCCCACCCCTCCACTCCTCATCGTCCAGGCCGTGCACGACCAGATCATCTCGACGTCGTGTATCGACGAGCTCGCCGATACCTATCGCGGCGGCGGTGCCCATGTCGCCTACCACCGCGACTTGCTCAACGAGCACCTGCTGCTGCACCCGATGTCCGCACCCATGTCGATGGCATGGCTGCGTGCACGGTTCGACGGTGAAGATCTGGGAACGGAGCCGCGCCGAACAAGCTGGCCGCTGGCGTTGAAGCCCTCCACCTACTTGGGCCTGCTCAAGCTCGGCTGGGTGAGCGCCAAGGTACTGGGCGGACGTCCTCTGTAG
- a CDS encoding TetR/AcrR family transcriptional regulator, with protein MAPEAPVTINTRERIQAVARDLFAEQGLRNTSLRDIADRLDITKPALYYHFSSRDDLVRSIVQPMVDDLEAFLATGGSRDARQLLEDYFDVLWAHRVVMGIIVRDLATLGQIELGEWMIEWRRNLIRLLAGAKPSPVQMIRATVALGGLSDCTIEYAGRTRTQVKKTAVEAALAALNS; from the coding sequence ATGGCTCCCGAAGCTCCCGTCACGATCAATACCAGGGAACGCATCCAAGCGGTCGCGCGAGATCTCTTCGCGGAGCAAGGGTTGCGCAACACCAGCCTGCGAGACATAGCGGACCGGCTGGATATCACCAAGCCCGCTCTCTACTATCACTTTTCGTCGCGGGACGACCTGGTACGGAGCATCGTGCAGCCGATGGTGGACGACTTGGAGGCGTTTTTGGCCACCGGCGGATCACGGGACGCTCGCCAACTATTGGAGGACTACTTCGACGTGCTGTGGGCTCATCGCGTGGTGATGGGCATCATCGTGCGTGACCTGGCCACATTGGGACAGATCGAATTGGGCGAGTGGATGATCGAATGGCGGCGTAACCTGATCAGACTTCTGGCGGGCGCCAAACCCTCACCGGTACAGATGATCCGGGCGACAGTCGCCCTCGGCGGATTGTCCGACTGCACCATCGAGTACGCGGGCCGAACACGTACGCAAGTCAAGAAGACTGCGGTAGAGGCCGCCCTTGCCGCGCTGAACAGCTGA
- a CDS encoding FAD-dependent monooxygenase, producing the protein MRVLISGASVAGPTLAYWLAHYGFDVTVVERSPAPRKSGGHAVDLFKPAMDIVEKMGALERIEARKVGTDLLSIHREGKPDLVDLPEALIFSAVSQRHVEIMRDDLSEILYETSSSTAEYIFGDSITTLTDDDTGVHVTFEQGPERRFELVIGADGLHSNVRNLVFGPESGYSHWLGEYLAVASIPNYLDLHDRALMFPRVNRMAGIYSAAPLPDARAFFLFRPRAPLQYHHRDVPRQKQLLREAFADFGWEVPRMLAQVDVTDAFYMDSITQLRMDTWSKGRITLVGDAGYCPGPAVGGSTSLAVVGAYVLAGEIAAAAGDHTRAYPACEAALGEYVRRSRQLALTASGTLVPKSRVGLWTLIHGARILGHLPTPLARVASRLVAARALNIHDTFAIRDYQGMVRP; encoded by the coding sequence ATGCGAGTTCTCATTTCTGGCGCGAGCGTCGCAGGCCCCACGCTGGCTTACTGGCTGGCGCACTATGGATTTGACGTCACAGTGGTCGAGCGCTCACCGGCTCCACGCAAATCCGGGGGGCACGCCGTCGACTTGTTCAAACCCGCGATGGACATCGTGGAGAAGATGGGTGCTCTTGAGAGGATCGAGGCCCGTAAGGTCGGCACCGACCTCCTATCCATCCATCGCGAGGGCAAGCCCGACCTGGTGGACCTCCCCGAGGCGCTCATCTTCTCGGCCGTGTCGCAGCGCCATGTCGAGATCATGCGCGACGATCTCAGCGAGATCCTGTATGAAACCAGCTCCTCCACCGCCGAGTACATCTTCGGCGACTCGATCACCACGCTCACCGATGACGACACCGGTGTTCACGTCACCTTCGAGCAGGGCCCCGAACGGCGATTCGAACTCGTCATCGGCGCGGACGGATTGCACTCGAATGTGCGCAACCTGGTGTTCGGTCCCGAGTCCGGCTATTCGCATTGGCTGGGCGAGTATCTTGCGGTCGCCTCGATACCCAACTACCTAGATCTCCACGACCGCGCCCTGATGTTCCCGCGGGTCAACCGGATGGCGGGCATCTACAGCGCCGCGCCGCTCCCAGATGCGCGCGCGTTCTTCCTATTCCGCCCACGAGCACCACTTCAGTACCACCACCGGGATGTACCACGGCAGAAGCAGCTATTGCGCGAGGCGTTCGCGGACTTCGGCTGGGAGGTGCCACGGATGCTGGCACAGGTCGACGTAACCGACGCGTTCTACATGGACTCCATCACCCAGCTGCGCATGGATACCTGGTCAAAGGGCCGGATCACGCTCGTCGGTGACGCCGGATACTGTCCGGGCCCTGCAGTGGGAGGAAGCACCAGCCTGGCGGTGGTCGGGGCATATGTGCTCGCCGGGGAAATCGCGGCCGCAGCAGGCGATCACACCCGCGCCTACCCCGCCTGCGAAGCGGCGCTGGGCGAGTACGTACGCCGCAGCCGTCAACTGGCCCTGACCGCGTCGGGCACCTTGGTTCCCAAGAGCCGTGTCGGGCTGTGGACTCTCATTCACGGCGCACGAATCCTTGGTCATTTGCCGACGCCATTGGCACGCGTCGCCTCCCGGCTTGTCGCGGCACGCGCGCTGAACATCCACGATACCTTCGCCATCCGCGACTACCAGGGAATGGTCCGCCCGTAG
- a CDS encoding DUF2567 domain-containing protein, with protein MSASEEPQVPMSAGEEPQVPMSAGEEPAVPATVASPVVDQAVAPRFSHVKAAAVVFGVLSAAGVLVGALWSTIAPGAHGAIADTRDNGRVFVHLGNQADNFFIATTLLTGMSAVVAVVVSAAAWQWRAHRGPMMVGAIALGALAGSALAAGVGAALVRWRYGVLDIAGAQLDEGHRIKYVVEAPAVFYGHTPAQIAVTLALAPCLAAVTYMFCVVACVRDDLDAWPPVTGPLYRVPSTVPPVDGVNSTA; from the coding sequence ATGAGCGCTAGCGAAGAGCCGCAGGTACCGATGAGCGCTGGCGAAGAGCCGCAGGTACCGATGAGCGCTGGCGAAGAACCCGCAGTGCCTGCGACTGTCGCCTCGCCGGTCGTGGATCAGGCTGTCGCGCCACGTTTTTCACACGTGAAGGCGGCCGCGGTGGTGTTCGGCGTTCTTAGCGCCGCAGGAGTGTTGGTAGGGGCGCTATGGAGCACCATCGCACCGGGTGCGCACGGCGCCATCGCCGATACTCGTGACAACGGCCGCGTGTTTGTTCACCTGGGTAATCAGGCCGACAATTTCTTTATCGCGACCACGCTGCTGACGGGGATGTCGGCGGTGGTTGCGGTGGTCGTATCCGCCGCGGCCTGGCAGTGGCGGGCGCACCGGGGCCCGATGATGGTGGGCGCGATCGCCCTGGGGGCACTGGCAGGCTCGGCGCTCGCGGCCGGTGTCGGGGCCGCATTGGTCCGGTGGCGTTATGGCGTACTGGATATCGCGGGTGCTCAGCTCGACGAGGGTCATCGGATCAAGTACGTCGTTGAGGCTCCGGCTGTCTTCTACGGTCACACGCCTGCTCAGATCGCCGTCACGCTGGCGCTCGCTCCGTGTTTGGCGGCGGTCACGTACATGTTCTGTGTGGTGGCGTGTGTGCGTGACGATCTCGATGCCTGGCCACCGGTGACTGGCCCGCTGTACCGGGTGCCGTCGACCGTCCCGCCGGTCGACGGAGTCAACTCGACGGCCTAG
- the bsaP gene encoding biotin synthase auxiliary protein BsaP has translation MTNSLYVMGTEPVAAGKYNVYTGESMDGLTGLVMPTAAQLGLEPPRFCAACGRRMIVQVRPDGWHAKCSRHGEADSKQLEQR, from the coding sequence GTGACCAATAGCCTGTACGTGATGGGCACAGAACCGGTGGCCGCCGGTAAGTACAACGTGTACACCGGCGAATCAATGGACGGGTTGACTGGTCTGGTCATGCCGACGGCGGCACAGTTGGGCTTGGAGCCCCCGCGTTTTTGCGCGGCGTGCGGGCGGCGGATGATCGTGCAGGTGCGCCCGGATGGTTGGCACGCGAAGTGTTCGCGGCATGGTGAGGCGGACTCCAAGCAGCTTGAGCAGCGATGA
- the bioB gene encoding biotin synthase BioB → MTQAAEATTAGDTDRDILATAREQVLEQGVGLTQDQVLRVLQLPDDRLEELLALAHEVRMQWCGPEVEVEGIISLKTGGCPEDCHFCSQSGLFASPVRSAWLDIPSLVEAAKQTAKSGATEFCIVAAVRGPDERLLAQVAAGIEAIRNEVDIQIACSLGMLTQEQVDRLSAMGVHRYNHNLETAKSHFPNVVTTHSWEERWDTLRMVREAGMEVCCGGILGMGETLEQRAEFAANLAELEPDEVPLNFLNPRPGTPFGDLEVLPAADALRAVAAFRLALPRTMLRFAGGREITLGDLGAKQGILGGINAVIVGNYLTTLGRPAEADLELLVDLQMPIKALNSSL, encoded by the coding sequence GTGACTCAGGCAGCCGAAGCAACGACCGCGGGCGATACGGATCGCGACATACTGGCTACCGCCCGTGAGCAGGTGCTCGAGCAGGGGGTGGGCCTGACCCAGGATCAGGTACTGCGCGTGCTCCAGCTCCCCGATGATCGCCTTGAGGAGCTGCTCGCCCTCGCGCATGAGGTCCGGATGCAGTGGTGCGGCCCCGAGGTAGAGGTCGAGGGCATCATCAGCCTCAAGACCGGTGGCTGCCCCGAGGACTGCCATTTCTGCTCGCAGTCCGGTTTGTTCGCTTCTCCGGTACGCAGTGCGTGGCTCGATATCCCGAGCCTGGTCGAGGCCGCTAAGCAGACCGCGAAGTCCGGCGCCACCGAGTTCTGCATCGTGGCCGCGGTTCGTGGCCCGGACGAGCGCTTGCTGGCGCAGGTCGCAGCCGGTATCGAGGCCATTCGCAACGAGGTCGACATCCAGATCGCGTGCTCGCTGGGCATGCTGACCCAGGAGCAGGTGGATCGCCTCTCGGCGATGGGCGTGCACCGCTACAACCACAATCTCGAAACAGCCAAATCGCACTTCCCGAACGTGGTCACCACGCACAGCTGGGAGGAGCGCTGGGACACCCTTCGGATGGTTCGCGAGGCGGGCATGGAGGTCTGCTGCGGCGGCATCCTCGGTATGGGTGAGACGCTCGAGCAGCGCGCCGAATTCGCCGCCAATCTTGCCGAACTGGAACCCGATGAGGTTCCGTTGAACTTCCTGAACCCGCGCCCCGGAACGCCTTTCGGCGATCTCGAGGTACTCCCGGCCGCTGACGCGCTGCGCGCCGTTGCCGCGTTCCGCCTCGCACTGCCGCGCACCATGCTGCGCTTCGCAGGCGGTCGCGAGATCACCCTGGGTGACCTGGGTGCCAAGCAGGGCATCCTGGGCGGCATCAATGCCGTCATCGTCGGCAACTATCTGACGACACTGGGCCGTCCGGCCGAGGCAGACCTGGAACTGCTCGTCGATCTGCAGATGCCGATCAAGGCACTCAACAGCAGCCTGTGA
- a CDS encoding TetR/AcrR family transcriptional regulator C-terminal domain-containing protein, which translates to MAITEPNKGRAAPLNRYDLVRRATAILDDYGIADLTMRRLARELDIAPSALYWHFANKQQLLGAVADHVLAPLAESDCRDVSWQQRVEFLCAALRDALLSHKDGAELVSASFASGQTSHMITVVNRLAEAAVTSGLGAVPAALAARSIVYYVLGYVADEQSRLQWDSAGALQDGQSFLADGAGLTDPTAQFGFGVRLLVDGIGQLARQSSSIS; encoded by the coding sequence ATGGCCATCACCGAGCCAAACAAGGGGCGCGCCGCCCCGCTGAACCGATACGACCTGGTACGCCGGGCCACCGCGATTCTCGACGACTACGGGATCGCTGACCTCACGATGCGCCGGCTGGCTCGTGAACTCGATATCGCGCCGAGCGCGCTGTACTGGCACTTCGCGAACAAGCAGCAGCTGCTCGGCGCGGTCGCCGATCACGTGCTGGCGCCCTTGGCCGAATCCGATTGTCGCGATGTGTCCTGGCAGCAGCGCGTCGAATTCCTGTGTGCCGCCCTGCGTGACGCTCTGTTATCCCACAAGGACGGAGCGGAGTTGGTGTCGGCGAGCTTCGCCTCCGGCCAGACCTCCCACATGATCACGGTGGTGAACCGCTTGGCCGAGGCCGCCGTCACCTCTGGATTGGGCGCGGTGCCCGCCGCCCTGGCCGCCCGCAGCATCGTCTACTACGTCTTGGGTTATGTCGCCGACGAGCAGTCTCGGCTGCAGTGGGATTCGGCCGGTGCGCTACAAGACGGCCAGTCGTTCCTCGCCGACGGTGCAGGGCTGACGGACCCCACCGCGCAGTTCGGTTTTGGGGTGCGTCTTCTTGTGGATGGCATCGGCCAGTTGGCCCGCCAGTCCAGCTCGATCAGTTAG
- the bioD gene encoding dethiobiotin synthase: MTVLLVTGTSTGVGKTVATAALAAAAVSQGIEVTVCKPVQTGEDRDADEVARLSGVTRVETLARYPEPLAPVAAASRAGLRLLDHVQMATAIFALDRPGALTLVEGAGGLLVELAAGGKTLRDLAIVLDAPVLVVTTADLGTLNHTALTLEALEAQSVPCAGLVMGSFPAEPDLPQRLNREDLANQFKTPVRAVIPEGAGRLMPAVFAEMSVALFDPQWVRELVASN, encoded by the coding sequence ATGACAGTTCTCCTGGTCACCGGAACATCGACCGGGGTGGGCAAGACGGTGGCCACGGCGGCTCTGGCCGCGGCCGCGGTGAGCCAAGGCATTGAGGTGACGGTGTGTAAACCGGTGCAGACCGGCGAGGACCGTGACGCCGACGAGGTTGCCCGACTGTCCGGGGTGACGCGAGTCGAGACCTTGGCGCGTTATCCGGAACCGCTGGCCCCGGTGGCGGCGGCCTCGCGGGCGGGCCTTCGCCTGCTGGACCACGTGCAGATGGCCACGGCAATATTCGCTCTCGACCGCCCCGGAGCGTTGACGCTGGTTGAAGGCGCGGGTGGCCTGCTCGTGGAGTTGGCCGCCGGGGGGAAGACCCTGCGCGATCTGGCGATTGTTCTGGACGCACCGGTGCTGGTGGTGACCACCGCTGACCTGGGCACGCTCAACCACACCGCGCTCACGCTGGAAGCACTGGAGGCGCAGTCAGTGCCCTGTGCCGGCCTGGTGATGGGGAGTTTCCCGGCAGAGCCAGACCTGCCGCAGCGGCTCAACCGTGAGGATCTGGCGAACCAGTTCAAGACGCCGGTGCGCGCGGTGATTCCGGAGGGCGCCGGACGGCTGATGCCCGCGGTCTTCGCCGAGATGAGCGTTGCGCTCTTCGACCCCCAGTGGGTCCGGGAGCTGGTCGCCTCTAACTGA
- a CDS encoding 8-amino-7-oxononanoate synthase: MVEASSPLAWLGEVERQRETAGLRRRLRTRSAAEPEIDLASNDYLGLARHPKVIEAGVEALRMWGAGSTGSRLVTGNTELHEELERELADFMGTQSALVFSSGYTANLGAVVALSGPGTLVVSDARTHASLIDACRLSRARVVVTPYRDTQAVAAALAQRPEERALVLTDAVFSADGALAPLTDLYGVCRSHGAVLLVDEAHGLGVRGAGGRGLVSEVDLAGREDLVVTVTLSKALGSQGGAVLGSEAVRAHLIDAARPFIFDTGLAPAAVGSALAALRLMAVEPERVHAVLEHAATLGQWCGLADRPESAVVPVVLGDPTVAFNAARACLEQGVRVGCFRPPSVPEGQSLLRLTARASLTDADMNRVREVLAGVLALARR; the protein is encoded by the coding sequence GTGGTCGAGGCATCATCACCGCTTGCCTGGCTGGGTGAGGTAGAGCGTCAACGGGAAACCGCCGGACTGCGTCGGCGTCTACGTACCCGCAGTGCTGCAGAACCCGAGATCGACCTGGCGTCCAACGACTACCTGGGCCTGGCACGACACCCGAAGGTGATCGAGGCCGGCGTCGAAGCCCTGCGGATGTGGGGTGCGGGCTCCACCGGTTCGCGCCTTGTCACCGGCAACACCGAGCTGCATGAAGAGCTTGAGCGCGAGCTCGCCGACTTCATGGGCACCCAGTCGGCATTGGTCTTCTCCTCGGGCTACACCGCCAATCTCGGTGCGGTGGTTGCACTTTCCGGTCCGGGAACGCTTGTTGTCTCCGATGCACGCACCCACGCCTCGCTGATCGATGCCTGCCGCCTGTCGAGGGCGCGCGTTGTGGTGACCCCCTATCGCGATACGCAGGCAGTGGCTGCGGCCCTGGCGCAACGTCCCGAGGAACGCGCACTTGTCCTTACCGATGCGGTCTTCAGTGCCGATGGCGCGCTCGCACCGCTGACCGACCTGTACGGGGTCTGCCGTAGTCACGGCGCGGTGCTGTTGGTGGACGAGGCACACGGGTTGGGCGTACGCGGAGCCGGTGGTCGCGGGCTGGTCTCCGAAGTCGATCTTGCCGGTCGTGAGGATCTCGTCGTCACCGTCACGCTTTCCAAGGCCCTCGGTAGCCAGGGTGGGGCCGTGTTGGGCTCCGAGGCTGTCCGCGCACATCTGATCGATGCTGCGCGACCGTTCATCTTCGACACCGGTCTGGCTCCGGCGGCGGTTGGGTCAGCGCTGGCGGCACTGCGCCTGATGGCTGTCGAACCGGAACGGGTACACGCCGTCCTCGAGCATGCGGCCACGCTTGGTCAGTGGTGCGGCTTGGCGGATAGGCCCGAATCTGCGGTGGTGCCGGTGGTGTTGGGAGACCCCACGGTCGCGTTCAACGCCGCCAGGGCATGCCTGGAGCAGGGCGTCCGGGTGGGCTGCTTCCGCCCGCCGTCGGTCCCCGAAGGTCAGTCGCTGCTGCGTCTGACAGCACGCGCTTCTCTGACCGATGCCGATATGAATCGGGTGCGTGAGGTGCTCGCTGGCGTATTGGCGCTGGCCCGCCGATGA